From a region of the Salminus brasiliensis chromosome 4, fSalBra1.hap2, whole genome shotgun sequence genome:
- the arl3a gene encoding ADP-ribosylation factor-like protein 3a has translation MGLLSILRKLKSAPDQEVRILLLGLDNGGKTTLLKQLASEDISHITPTQGFNIKSVQSQGFKLNVWDIGGQRKIRPYWRNYFENTDVLIYVIDSADRKRFEETGQELSELLDEEKLSGVPVLIFANKQDLLTAAPASEIAEGLNLHTIRDRMWQIQSCSALTGEGVQDGMNWVCKNVTAKKK, from the exons ATG GGTTTATTATCAATCCTTCGAAAATTGAAGAGTGCCCCAGACCAGGAGGTGCGCATTCTGCTTTTGGGCCTCGACAATGGAGGAAAGACGACACTACTCAAGCAGCTGGCTTCTGAGGACATCAGTCACATCACCCCTACCCag GGCTTTAATATTAAAAGTGTGCAGTCCCAGGGCTTCAAGCTGAATGTTTGGGACATAGGAGGCCAGAGGAAAATCAGACCATACTGGAGAAACTACTTTGAAAACACTGATGTTCTT ATATATGTCATTGACAGTGCAGATCGAAAGAGATTTGAAGAAACAGGACAG GAACTGTCCGAGTTGCTGGACGAGGAGAAGCTTAGCGGCGTGCCTGTTCTCATCTTTGCCAATAAGCAAGACCTGCTCACTGCCGCACCAGCCTCCGAGATCGCCGAGGGCCTAAACCTACACACCATCCGTGATCGCATGTGGCAGATCCAGTCCTGTTCTGCTCTGACAGGAGAGGGAGTCCAG GATGGTATGAACTGGGTCTGCAAGAATGTCACAGCAAAGAAGAAATAG
- the npm3 gene encoding nucleoplasmin-3, with the protein MSFLEDDSSDGGAGARSQLESYVFSCELSSEVPFYTFQGDEEEDLEHFLELRTICLGEGAKEENNVVEVTAMNHQGKKISVPVANLHISCLPMVSLGEFELMAPVTLRLKSGSGPVTVSGLHLVASENDEESEASDEDEGSEEEMPSIKPAKKKQNL; encoded by the exons ATGTCGTTTTtagaggacgactcctcagaTGGCGGCGCCGGTGCACGTTCACAACTAGAAAGCTATGTTTTTA GCTGCGAATTATCTTCGGAAGTACCCTTCTACACTTTTCAAGGCGACGAGGAGGAGGATTTGGAGCATTTTCTCGAGCTCCGAACG ATCTGCCTCGGCGAGGGAGCGAAGGAGGAGAATAATGTGGTGGAAGTGACTGCCATGAACCACCAAGGAAAGAAGATCTCTGTGCCTGTAGCAAATCTCCACATATCCTGTCTTCCCATG GTTAGTTTGGGGGAGTTTGAGTTGATGGCACCCGTGACACTTCGCCTAAAATCTGGAAGTGGGCCAGTGACTGTGAGTGGATTGCACCTAGTTG CTTCAGAGAATGACGAAGAGTCAGAAGCATCTGACGAAGATGAGGGCTCAGAAGAGGAAATGCCCTCTATTAAACCTGCCAAGAAGAAACAGAATCTGTAG
- the oga gene encoding protein O-GlcNAcase codes for MVQKDKIVETSQSESDPSPGGTEAEVQSSVIEHNIVVERTGRRKFISGVVEGFYGRPWTMEQRKELFRRQQNWGLNTYLYAPKDDYKHRMFWREMYSVEEAEQLMTLISAAKEHGIEFIYAISPGLDITFSNQKEVSTLKRKLDQVSHFGCKSFALLFDDIDHNMCPADKEVFSSFAHAQVSITNEIFQYLGEPETFLFCPTEYCGTFCYPNVAQSPYLRTIGEKLLPGIEILWTGPKVVSKDITVESIEEVTKILRRPPVIWDNIHANDYDQKRLFLGPYKGRSTELIPRLKGVLTNPNCEFESNFVAIHTLATWYKSNMNGVRKDVVMTDSEDSTVSIQIKLENEGSDEELETDILYSPQIALKLALTEWLNEFGVPHQYNSRQVAHSGVNSSSVDVSSLTTASLGSSTTVTTVFQQPIMSPTAPLSEEPHTLHKEEGEEDEEEVEVEKKDLDEEPMEMVLEKQDEVEDAKNVNQILTKIVKATMTEDLKPMDTDKESLTESKSPEMSIQEDLGSDVAPMQTDEQLNKEVFVPGPNEKPLYTAEPLTLEDLTLLAELFYLPYEHGPKAVQMLKEFNWLRANSSIVSVNSKCEDSEKVTEWHTKAENFEEMCCSVMQMFTRLSNSANRTILYDLYPYIWDIKSIISMVKSFVQWLGCRSQSSAQFLSGDQEPWAFRGGLAGEFQRLLPIDGANDLFYQPPPSMPTSKMYSIRPYFPKDETSVYKICKEVFTEGCDGLPFSDQEPDLIGDRLVGGFLTLSPDYGFVLEDEEGICGYALGTVDVTPFVNKCKMSWIPFMQEKYNKPDSEKDLSEAEKMMLSFHEEEEGLPESFLSNFPSLIKVDIQTKVTDPSVAKSMMGCLLSSLKANGSHGAFCEVRQVDKRMLDFYGKLGCFEVAKMEGFPKDVIIMGRSL; via the exons ATGGttcagaaagacaaaatagtGGAAACGTCTCAGTCAGAGAGTGATCCGAGCCCCGGAGGGACGGAGGCCGAGGTGCAGAGCTCCGTTATCGAGCACAACATTGTGGTTGAGAGAACAGGCCGGAGAAAATTCATCAGCGGGGTTGTGGAGG GCTTTTATGGTCGACCATGGACCATGGAACAAAGAAAAGAGCTGTTTAGGAG ACAGCAGAATTGGGGgttaaacacatacctgtacGCACCGAAAGATGACTACAAACACAGAATGTTTTGGAGAGAGATGTACTCTGTTGAGGAAGCAG AACAACTCATGACTCTAATAAGTGCGGCAAAAGAGCATGGTATTGAGTTCATCTATGCGATCTCCCCTGGTCTGGATATAACGTTCTCAAACCAGAAGGAGGTTTCGACACTGAAAAGGAAGCTGGACCAA GTCTCTCACTTCGGTTGCAAGTCctttgctttactttttgatGACATTGATCACAACATGTGTCCAGCCGACAAAGAGGTGTTCAGCTCGTTTGCACATGCACAAGTGTCTATTACCAATGAGATCTTCCAGTATTTAGGAGAACCTGAAACCTTTTTGTTTTGCCCAACCG AGTACTGTGGGACCTTTTGCTATCCAAACGTGGCCCAGTCGCCATATCTGCGCACAATTGGTGAGAAGCTGCTGCCTGGCATTGAAATTTTGTGGACAG gACCGAAGGTAGTCTCTAAAGACATAACAGTTGAGTCTATTGAAGAGGTAACAAAGATTCTGAGGAGACCTCCAGTCATCTGGGATAATATTCATGCCAATGACTACGATCAGAAACGGTTGTTTCTGGGCCCTTACAAAGGAAGGTCTACGGAGCTTATCCCTCGGCTAAAGGGAGTTCTCACCAACCCCAACTGTGAATTTGAGTCCAACTTTGTGGCCATTCACACATTAGCCACTTGGTATAAATCAAACATGAATGGAGTTAGAAAGGACGTTGTCATGA CGGATAGCGAGGACAGCACAGTGTCCATTCAGATAAAACTTGAAAATGAAGGCAGCGATGAGGAACTGGAGACAGACATCCTGTACAGCCCACAGATTGCCCTCAAGTTGGCCCTTACTGAGTGGCTCAACGAGTTTGGAGTACCTCATCAATACAACA GTCGTCAAGTCGCTCACAGTGGAGTAAACAGCTCCTCTGTTGATGTTTCCTCACTGACAACTGCCTCTCTGGGCTCCTCCACAACAGTTACCACAGTGTTTCAGCAGCCCATCATGAGCCCTACTGCTCCTCTCAGTGAGGAGCCACACACTCTGCACAAAGAGGAgggagaagaagatgaagaagaggtggaggtggagaagAAAGACTTGGACGAGGAGCCcatggagatggtgctggagaagcaagatgaggtggaggatgcCAAGAATGTAAACCAAATTCTCACAAAGATTGTGAAGGCCACAATGACCGAGGACCTCAAACCCATGGACACAGATAAGGAGAGCTTAACAGAGTCTAAGTCTCCAGAGATGTCTATTCAGGAAGACTTGGGCAGTGATGTGGCACCAATGCAGACTGATGAACAACTCAATAAGGAAGTGTTTGTTCCAGGGCCCAACGAGAAACCACTGTATACAGCTGAACCACTCACCCTGGAGGACCTGACCCTGCTGGCAGAGCTTTTCTACCTTCCCTATGAACATGGTCCCAAGGCAGTGCAGATGCTCAAGGAGTTCAACTGGCTCAGGGCCAACAGCAGCATTGTCAGCGTAAATTCCAAATGCGAGGATTCAGAGAAG GTTACTGAATGGCACACCAAAGCGGAGAATTTTGAGGAGATGTGCTGCTCCGTCATGCAGATGTTCACCCGACTGTCCAACTCTGCCAACCGGACTATTCTGTATGACCTATATCCCTATATCTGGGATATAAAGAGTATCATCTCAATGGTCAAATCATTTGTCCAGTGGTTAG GGTGTCGTAGTCAGTCCTCAGCACAGTTCTTAAGTGGAGATCAAGAGCCCTGGGCCTTTAGGGGCGGTCTAGCGGGAGAGTTCCAG AGACTGTTGCCAATAGATGGGGCAAACGATCTTTTCTACCAGCCACCTCCTTCAATGCCAACGTCCAAAATGTATTCCATAAGGCCTTACTTTCCTAAAGATGAG ACTTCTGTCTATAAGATCTGCAAAGAGGTATTTACAGAGGGATGCGATGGCCTTCCTTTCTCTGATCAGGAGCCAGACCTAATTGGGGACAG GTTAGTGGGAGGTTTTCTGACGCTCAGCCCAGACTATGGGTTTGTCTTGGAGGATGAGGAGGGAATCTGTGGCTATGCCCTGGGCACTGTGGATGTCACACCCTTTGTGAATAAATGCAAAATGAGCTGGATTCCGTTCATGCAGGAAAAGTATAACAAACCGGACTCTGAGAAGGACCTGTCTGAAGCGGAG AAGATGATGCTAAGCTTCCATGAAGAGGAAGAGGGTTTGCCAGAATCATTCCTCAGTAATTTCCCCTCCCTAATAAAGGTGGACATTCAGACAAAAGTCACTGACCCCAGTGTAGCCAAAAGCATGATGGGTTGTCTCCTCTCATCACTAAAAGCCAACG GCTCCCATGGTGCCTTCTGTGAGGTCCGGCAAGTGGACAAACGGATGTTGGACTTCTATGGCAAACTTGGCTGCTTTGAAGTGGCCAAAATGGAGGGCTTTCCAAAAGATGTCATCATAATGGGGAGGAGCTTGTGA